A genomic region of Miscanthus floridulus cultivar M001 chromosome 3, ASM1932011v1, whole genome shotgun sequence contains the following coding sequences:
- the LOC136542444 gene encoding transcription factor bHLH130-like isoform X1: protein MYGSPVSKDLNLPVQPPPMASSGLLRYRSAPSTVLGDLCEDFLPSAPRAASPAAAAAADNVFSRFLADHHIRDDKPSPPPAAPAAVHFPSEADMASQQQQQEMVGAKSVLYRTVSSGIETAAAVGTGGASANASNLIRQSSSPAGFLDHWNIDNGYGAMLRAGMATADSLAGSGSRLKGQLSFSSRQGSLMSQISEMDSEEVGGSSPEAAGGGRGYIPGYPMGSGWEDSSALISDNLSSMKRPRDSSEPGQSGLTHQFSLPKTASEMATIEKLLQFQDAVPCKIRAKRGCATHPRSIAERVRRTKISERIRKLQELVPNMDKQTNTSDMLDLAVDYIKDLQKQVKVLKESQANCTCSGSKNQQHSC, encoded by the exons ATGTACGGCTCGCCGGTGTCCAAGGACCTCAACCTCCCGGTGCAGCCGCCGCCCATGGCCTCGTCCGGGCTGCTGAGGTACAGATCGGCGCCCAGCACGGTGCTCGGCGACCTCTGCGAGGACTTCCTCCCTTCCGCGCCCCGCGCCgccagccccgccgccgccgccgccgccgacaacGTCTTCTCAAGGTTCCTTgccgaccaccacatccgggacgacaagccgtcgccgccgccggctgccCCCGCCGCGGTCCACTTCCCGAGTGAAGCCGACATGGcctcccagcagcagcagcaggagatgGTGGGCGCCAAGTCCGTCCTCTACCGCACCGTGAGCTCAGGCATAGAAACCGCGGCCGCTGTCGGCACCGGCGGCGCCAGCGCCAACGCTAGCAACCTGATTCGGCAGAGCAGCTCCCCCGCCGGATTCCTCGATCATTGGAACATTGACAACG GATACGGGGCCATGCTGAGGGCGGGCATGGCCACCGCGGACTCCCTCGCTGGTAGCGGTAGCAGGCTAAAGGGGCAACTGAGCTTCTCGTCACGGCAGGGGTCATTGATGTCCCAGATCTCAGAGATGGACAGCGAGGAGGTTGGAGGGAGCAGCCCAGAGGCTGCCGGTGGCGGCAGGGGGTACATCCCTGGGTACCCAATGGGTTCTGGGTGGGAGGACTCATCGGCGCTCATATCAGACAATTTGTCTAGCATGAAACGCCCCCGGGACTCTTCGGAGCCTGGCCAG AGCGGCCTCACGCACCAGTTCAGCCTGCCCAAGACGGCATCGGAGATGGCAACTATTGAGAAACTCCTCCAGTTCCAGGACGCTGTGCCTTGTAAGATCCGTGCCAAGCGGGGATGCGCCACTCATCCACGCAGCATCGCCGAGAGG GTGAGGAGAACAAAGATCAGTGAGCGAATCCGAAAGCTGCAAGAACTAGTTCCAAACATGGACAAG CAAACCAACACATCTGACATGCTGGATTTGGCTGTCGACTACATCAAGGATCTCCAGAAGCAGGTTAAG GTGCTAAAGGAGAGCCAAGCTAATTGCACCTGCTCAGGAAGCAAGAATCAGCAGCACTCTTGCTGA
- the LOC136542444 gene encoding transcription factor bHLH130-like isoform X2, whose translation MYGSPVSKDLNLPVQPPPMASSGLLRYRSAPSTVLGDLCEDFLPSAPRAASPAAAAAADNVFSRFLADHHIRDDKPSPPPAAPAAVHFPSEADMASQQQQQEMVGAKSVLYRTVSSGIETAAAVGTGGASANASNLIRQSSSPAGFLDHWNIDNGYGAMLRAGMATADSLAGSGSRLKGQLSFSSRQGSLMSQISEMDSEEVGGSSPEAAGGGRGYIPGYPMGSGWEDSSALISDNLSSMKRPRDSSEPGQSGLTHQFSLPKTASEMATIEKLLQFQDAVPCKIRAKRGCATHPRSIAERVRRTKISERIRKLQELVPNMDKQTNTSDMLDLAVDYIKDLQKQVKSLRVPSCYLFIEGAKGEPS comes from the exons ATGTACGGCTCGCCGGTGTCCAAGGACCTCAACCTCCCGGTGCAGCCGCCGCCCATGGCCTCGTCCGGGCTGCTGAGGTACAGATCGGCGCCCAGCACGGTGCTCGGCGACCTCTGCGAGGACTTCCTCCCTTCCGCGCCCCGCGCCgccagccccgccgccgccgccgccgccgacaacGTCTTCTCAAGGTTCCTTgccgaccaccacatccgggacgacaagccgtcgccgccgccggctgccCCCGCCGCGGTCCACTTCCCGAGTGAAGCCGACATGGcctcccagcagcagcagcaggagatgGTGGGCGCCAAGTCCGTCCTCTACCGCACCGTGAGCTCAGGCATAGAAACCGCGGCCGCTGTCGGCACCGGCGGCGCCAGCGCCAACGCTAGCAACCTGATTCGGCAGAGCAGCTCCCCCGCCGGATTCCTCGATCATTGGAACATTGACAACG GATACGGGGCCATGCTGAGGGCGGGCATGGCCACCGCGGACTCCCTCGCTGGTAGCGGTAGCAGGCTAAAGGGGCAACTGAGCTTCTCGTCACGGCAGGGGTCATTGATGTCCCAGATCTCAGAGATGGACAGCGAGGAGGTTGGAGGGAGCAGCCCAGAGGCTGCCGGTGGCGGCAGGGGGTACATCCCTGGGTACCCAATGGGTTCTGGGTGGGAGGACTCATCGGCGCTCATATCAGACAATTTGTCTAGCATGAAACGCCCCCGGGACTCTTCGGAGCCTGGCCAG AGCGGCCTCACGCACCAGTTCAGCCTGCCCAAGACGGCATCGGAGATGGCAACTATTGAGAAACTCCTCCAGTTCCAGGACGCTGTGCCTTGTAAGATCCGTGCCAAGCGGGGATGCGCCACTCATCCACGCAGCATCGCCGAGAGG GTGAGGAGAACAAAGATCAGTGAGCGAATCCGAAAGCTGCAAGAACTAGTTCCAAACATGGACAAG CAAACCAACACATCTGACATGCTGGATTTGGCTGTCGACTACATCAAGGATCTCCAGAAGCAGGTTAAG AGCTTGAGAGTTCCTTCCTGCTATCTGTTCATTGAAGGTGCTAAAGGAGAGCCAAGCTAA
- the LOC136542444 gene encoding transcription factor bHLH130-like isoform X3: MYGSPVSKDLNLPVQPPPMASSGLLRYRSAPSTVLGDLCEDFLPSAPRAASPAAAAAADNVFSRFLADHHIRDDKPSPPPAAPAAVHFPSEADMASQQQQQEMVGAKSVLYRTVSSGIETAAAVGTGGASANASNLIRQSSSPAGFLDHWNIDNGYGAMLRAGMATADSLAGSGSRLKGQLSFSSRQGSLMSQISEMDSEEVGGSSPEAAGGGRGYIPGYPMGSGWEDSSALISDNLSSMKRPRDSSEPGQCRAASRTSSACPRRHRRWQLLRNSSSSRTLCLVRSVPSGDAPLIHAASPRG, from the exons ATGTACGGCTCGCCGGTGTCCAAGGACCTCAACCTCCCGGTGCAGCCGCCGCCCATGGCCTCGTCCGGGCTGCTGAGGTACAGATCGGCGCCCAGCACGGTGCTCGGCGACCTCTGCGAGGACTTCCTCCCTTCCGCGCCCCGCGCCgccagccccgccgccgccgccgccgccgacaacGTCTTCTCAAGGTTCCTTgccgaccaccacatccgggacgacaagccgtcgccgccgccggctgccCCCGCCGCGGTCCACTTCCCGAGTGAAGCCGACATGGcctcccagcagcagcagcaggagatgGTGGGCGCCAAGTCCGTCCTCTACCGCACCGTGAGCTCAGGCATAGAAACCGCGGCCGCTGTCGGCACCGGCGGCGCCAGCGCCAACGCTAGCAACCTGATTCGGCAGAGCAGCTCCCCCGCCGGATTCCTCGATCATTGGAACATTGACAACG GATACGGGGCCATGCTGAGGGCGGGCATGGCCACCGCGGACTCCCTCGCTGGTAGCGGTAGCAGGCTAAAGGGGCAACTGAGCTTCTCGTCACGGCAGGGGTCATTGATGTCCCAGATCTCAGAGATGGACAGCGAGGAGGTTGGAGGGAGCAGCCCAGAGGCTGCCGGTGGCGGCAGGGGGTACATCCCTGGGTACCCAATGGGTTCTGGGTGGGAGGACTCATCGGCGCTCATATCAGACAATTTGTCTAGCATGAAACGCCCCCGGGACTCTTCGGAGCCTGGCCAG TGCAGAGCGGCCTCACGCACCAGTTCAGCCTGCCCAAGACGGCATCGGAGATGGCAACTATTGAGAAACTCCTCCAGTTCCAGGACGCTGTGCCTTGTAAGATCCGTGCCAAGCGGGGATGCGCCACTCATCCACGCAGCATCGCCGAGAGG GTGA
- the LOC136546941 gene encoding equilibrative nucleotide transporter 3-like isoform X2: MSDSECAGAPQLKGKYFGLLVCFLLGNGCLFAWNSMLTIEDYYAYLFPKNHPTRVLTLVYQPFALGVSALLAYHEAKINTRLRNLTGYTIYFLSSFGIIFLDVATKGKGGFGAFVGICVTSAAFGIADAHAQGGMIGDLSLMCPEFIQSYLAGLAASGAITSALRLITKAAFENSRDGLRKGAMLFFSISCFNELLCVLLYTFVFPTLPIVKFYRSKAASEGSKTVAGDLAAAGVATQDDEQAMEDPKQYVRLSTKQLFLQNMDYALDIFLIYVLTLSIFPGFLSEDTGSHGLGTWYALVLITMFNAWDLIGRYVPIIVKLKSRKCIMAATLARFLLIPAFYFTAKYGAQGYMMFLTSFLGLSNGYLTVCVLTEAPKGYNGPEQNALGNVLVVFLMIGLFSGVVLDWLWLIGKGW; the protein is encoded by the exons ATGAGCGATTCAGAGTGTGCAGGAGCACCTCAACTTAAG GGGAAGTACTTTGGTTTGCTGGTCTGCTTTCTATTGGGGAATGGATGCCTCTTCGCATGGAACAGTATGCTTACAATTGAAGATTACTATGCCTACCTCTTCCCT AAGAACCACCCAACCAGAGTCCTCACACTGGTATATCAGCCTTTTGCCCTGGGAGTTTCAGCTCTCCTAGCATACCATGAAGCAAAAATCAACACCAGGCTTCGGAATCTGACAGGATACACAATTTACTTCTTAAGTTCTTTTGGAATAATATTT CTGGACGTGGCCACTAAAGGGAAGGGTGGGTTTGGAGCCTTCGTTGGCATATGTGTAACAAGTGCAGCATTCGGGATAGCAGATGCTCATGCTCAAGGTGGCATGATTGGTGACCTATCCTTGATGTGCCCAGAGTTCATTCAG TCCTACTTGGCAGGTTTGGCTGCATCGGGAGCAATTACATCAGCTTTGCGTCTGATTACAAAAGCGGCTTTTGAGAACTCACGAGATGGTTTGCGCAAAGGAGCTA TGCTATTCTTTTCGATATCATGCTTCAATGAGCTATTATGTGTTCTTCTGTACACATTTGTCTTCCCCACATTGCCTATTGTCAAATTTTATCGCTCGAAGGCAGCTTCTGAAGGTAGCAAAACTGTTGCCGGTGACCTAGCTGCTGCAGGAGTCGCAactcaagatgatgagcaa GCTATGGAGGATCCGAAACAATATGTGCGACTAAGCACCAAACAACTGTTTCTGCAAAATATGGATTATGCGCTTGATATCTTTCTGATTTATGTCTTGACTCTATCTATTTTCCCTGGATTCCTATCTGAAGACACTGGATCACACGGCCTGGGTACTTG GTATGCACTTGTTTTGATTACAATGTTTAATGCGTGGGATCTCATAGGCAGATATGTACCCATTATTGTCAAGCTGAAATCTCGGAAATGTATCATGGCAGCAACCCTCGCACGCTTTCTACTCATTCCTGCATTCTATTTTACTGCAAAGTACGGCGCACAAGGGTACATGATGTTTTTGACATCCTTCTTGGGGTTGAGCAACGGGTATCTAACGGTGTGTGTCCTTACAGAGGCACCCAAAGGATACAAT GGGCCAGAGCAAAACGCACTGGGGAATGTTCTTGTTGTTTTCCTCATGATTGGACTGTTTTCTGGTGTTGTGCTCGATTGGTTATGGTTGATAGGGAAAGGTTGGTGA
- the LOC136546941 gene encoding equilibrative nucleotide transporter 3-like isoform X1, which yields MLPSPVSGTTRVRGTAASGAAHRQCSPDPICQRGGRQNSGQQPSASVRCLPAAAGLEEPWGPGRCRRRFLLLARINSGSQSMSDSECAGAPQLKGKYFGLLVCFLLGNGCLFAWNSMLTIEDYYAYLFPKNHPTRVLTLVYQPFALGVSALLAYHEAKINTRLRNLTGYTIYFLSSFGIIFLDVATKGKGGFGAFVGICVTSAAFGIADAHAQGGMIGDLSLMCPEFIQSYLAGLAASGAITSALRLITKAAFENSRDGLRKGAMLFFSISCFNELLCVLLYTFVFPTLPIVKFYRSKAASEGSKTVAGDLAAAGVATQDDEQAMEDPKQYVRLSTKQLFLQNMDYALDIFLIYVLTLSIFPGFLSEDTGSHGLGTWYALVLITMFNAWDLIGRYVPIIVKLKSRKCIMAATLARFLLIPAFYFTAKYGAQGYMMFLTSFLGLSNGYLTVCVLTEAPKGYNGPEQNALGNVLVVFLMIGLFSGVVLDWLWLIGKGW from the exons ATGCTACCGTCTCCCGTCTCCGGCACGACGCGTGTACGCGGTACGGCGGCATCAGGCGCCGCTCATCGGCAGTGCAGCCCGGACCCCATTTGTCAGCGCGGAGGGCGACAAAACAGTGGGCAACAGCCGTCAGCCAGCGTCCGCTGCCTGCCTGCGGCCGCCGGCCTCGAGGAACCCTGGGGGCCCGGACGGTGCCGCCGCCGGTTTCTGctccttgcgcggatcaattcAG GTTCACAAAGTATGAGCGATTCAGAGTGTGCAGGAGCACCTCAACTTAAG GGGAAGTACTTTGGTTTGCTGGTCTGCTTTCTATTGGGGAATGGATGCCTCTTCGCATGGAACAGTATGCTTACAATTGAAGATTACTATGCCTACCTCTTCCCT AAGAACCACCCAACCAGAGTCCTCACACTGGTATATCAGCCTTTTGCCCTGGGAGTTTCAGCTCTCCTAGCATACCATGAAGCAAAAATCAACACCAGGCTTCGGAATCTGACAGGATACACAATTTACTTCTTAAGTTCTTTTGGAATAATATTT CTGGACGTGGCCACTAAAGGGAAGGGTGGGTTTGGAGCCTTCGTTGGCATATGTGTAACAAGTGCAGCATTCGGGATAGCAGATGCTCATGCTCAAGGTGGCATGATTGGTGACCTATCCTTGATGTGCCCAGAGTTCATTCAG TCCTACTTGGCAGGTTTGGCTGCATCGGGAGCAATTACATCAGCTTTGCGTCTGATTACAAAAGCGGCTTTTGAGAACTCACGAGATGGTTTGCGCAAAGGAGCTA TGCTATTCTTTTCGATATCATGCTTCAATGAGCTATTATGTGTTCTTCTGTACACATTTGTCTTCCCCACATTGCCTATTGTCAAATTTTATCGCTCGAAGGCAGCTTCTGAAGGTAGCAAAACTGTTGCCGGTGACCTAGCTGCTGCAGGAGTCGCAactcaagatgatgagcaa GCTATGGAGGATCCGAAACAATATGTGCGACTAAGCACCAAACAACTGTTTCTGCAAAATATGGATTATGCGCTTGATATCTTTCTGATTTATGTCTTGACTCTATCTATTTTCCCTGGATTCCTATCTGAAGACACTGGATCACACGGCCTGGGTACTTG GTATGCACTTGTTTTGATTACAATGTTTAATGCGTGGGATCTCATAGGCAGATATGTACCCATTATTGTCAAGCTGAAATCTCGGAAATGTATCATGGCAGCAACCCTCGCACGCTTTCTACTCATTCCTGCATTCTATTTTACTGCAAAGTACGGCGCACAAGGGTACATGATGTTTTTGACATCCTTCTTGGGGTTGAGCAACGGGTATCTAACGGTGTGTGTCCTTACAGAGGCACCCAAAGGATACAAT GGGCCAGAGCAAAACGCACTGGGGAATGTTCTTGTTGTTTTCCTCATGATTGGACTGTTTTCTGGTGTTGTGCTCGATTGGTTATGGTTGATAGGGAAAGGTTGGTGA